The proteins below come from a single Megalops cyprinoides isolate fMegCyp1 chromosome 5, fMegCyp1.pri, whole genome shotgun sequence genomic window:
- the egfl7 gene encoding epidermal growth factor-like protein 7 isoform X4, with amino-acid sequence MSRPLLLLCSSLLVLHVTCTPQYYSHPGRRVCGRDVPHHSNVVQSESFIQPIHKPYITLCQGHRLCSTYKTVYRVSYRQVNRVAAVSHSYPECCPGWRRVHSHNCNQAVCAQACVNGGTCMRPNHCACPLGWMGRRCQTDMDECSGVNHCSQYCFNTAGSYRCGCREGYRLAGDGRSCETLPPPPTQTSQPKPADLPPSHSDAGARPGATENMTEEVQNLKNRVELLEQKLQLALAPVSSLFPMSLDEGVAERTSFLTHSIQQLDRIDSLSEQVGFLEERLGTCECPSVCLTPSSVNIYQSAV; translated from the exons ATGTCCCGGCCGCTCCTCcttctctgctcctccctgcttGTTCTCCACGTGACGTGCACACCCCAGTACTACAGTCACCCCGG GAGGCGGGTGTGTGGCAGAGATGTCCCCCATCACAGCAACGTCGTCCAATCAGAGTCCTTCATCCAGCCGATCCACAAGCCCTACATCACGCTCTGTCAGGGCCACCGCCTCTGCAGCACCTACAA GACGGTGTACAGAGTGTCCTACCGGCAGGTGAACCGAGTGGCCGCGGTATCACACTCATATCCAGAATGCTGTCCGGGGTGGAGGAGAGTCCACTCTCACAACTGTAACCAAG CGGTTTGTGCCCAGGCTTGTGTGAATGGAGGCACCTGCATGAGGCCCAATCACTGTGCCTGTCCCTTGGGCTGGATGGGACGACGCTGCCAAACAG aCATGGACGAGTGCAGTGGAGTGAACCACTGCTCCCAGTACTGCTTCAACACGGCGGGCAGCTACCGGTGCGGCTGCAGGGAGGGGTACCGCCTGGCTGGGGACGGGCGCTCCTGCGAGACCCTTCCGCCGCCTCCCACGCAGACCAGCCAGCCCAAACCAGCCGatctccccccctcccacagcgATGCAG GGGCACGACCGGGAGCCACAGAGAACATGACGGAGGAGGTTCAGAACCTGAAGAACCGAGTAGAGCTGTTAGAACAG aAGCTGCAGTTGGCCCTAGCGCCCGTCAGCAGCCTCTTCCCGATGTCTCTGGATGAAGGCGTGGCCGAGAGGACGAGCTTCCTCACTCACTCCATCCAGCAGCTGGACCGCATCGACTCGCTGAGCGAGCAGGTCGGCTTCCTGGAGGAGCGCCTCGGGACCTGTGAGTGTCCGTCTGTGTGCCTGACTCCATCCTCTGTGAACATTTATCAGTCTGCTGTCTGA
- the egfl7 gene encoding epidermal growth factor-like protein 7 isoform X5 has translation MSRPLLLLCSSLLVLHVTCTPQYYSHPGRRVCGRDVPHHSNVVQSESFIQPIHKPYITLCQGHRLCSTYKTVYRVSYRQVNRVAAVSHSYPECCPGWRRVHSHNCNQAVCAQACVNGGTCMRPNHCACPLGWMGRRCQTDMDECSGVNHCSQYCFNTAGSYRCGCREGYRLAGDGRSCETLPPPPTQTSQPKPADLPPSHSDAGARPGATENMTEEVQNLKNRVELLEQKLQLALAPVSSLFPMSLDEGVAERTSFLTHSIQQLDRIDSLSEQVGFLEERLGTCSCRDN, from the exons ATGTCCCGGCCGCTCCTCcttctctgctcctccctgcttGTTCTCCACGTGACGTGCACACCCCAGTACTACAGTCACCCCGG GAGGCGGGTGTGTGGCAGAGATGTCCCCCATCACAGCAACGTCGTCCAATCAGAGTCCTTCATCCAGCCGATCCACAAGCCCTACATCACGCTCTGTCAGGGCCACCGCCTCTGCAGCACCTACAA GACGGTGTACAGAGTGTCCTACCGGCAGGTGAACCGAGTGGCCGCGGTATCACACTCATATCCAGAATGCTGTCCGGGGTGGAGGAGAGTCCACTCTCACAACTGTAACCAAG CGGTTTGTGCCCAGGCTTGTGTGAATGGAGGCACCTGCATGAGGCCCAATCACTGTGCCTGTCCCTTGGGCTGGATGGGACGACGCTGCCAAACAG aCATGGACGAGTGCAGTGGAGTGAACCACTGCTCCCAGTACTGCTTCAACACGGCGGGCAGCTACCGGTGCGGCTGCAGGGAGGGGTACCGCCTGGCTGGGGACGGGCGCTCCTGCGAGACCCTTCCGCCGCCTCCCACGCAGACCAGCCAGCCCAAACCAGCCGatctccccccctcccacagcgATGCAG GGGCACGACCGGGAGCCACAGAGAACATGACGGAGGAGGTTCAGAACCTGAAGAACCGAGTAGAGCTGTTAGAACAG aAGCTGCAGTTGGCCCTAGCGCCCGTCAGCAGCCTCTTCCCGATGTCTCTGGATGAAGGCGTGGCCGAGAGGACGAGCTTCCTCACTCACTCCATCCAGCAGCTGGACCGCATCGACTCGCTGAGCGAGCAGGTCGGCTTCCTGGAGGAGCGCCTCGGGACCT GCTCCTGCAGAGACAATTAG
- the egfl7 gene encoding epidermal growth factor-like protein 7 isoform X3: protein MSRPLLLLCSSLLVLHVTCTPQYYSHPGRRVCGRDVPHHSNVVQSESFIQPIHKPYITLCQGHRLCSTYKTVYRVSYRQVNRVAAVSHSYPECCPGWRRVHSHNCNQADSRSQEQTASSKMTQNVTQTRKPSSTHKQGQDHKCTPGPTQYTQQECTIPIQYQCIPSGLCPGLCEWRHLHEAQSLCLSLGLDGTTLPNRHGRVQWSEPLLPVLLQHGGQLPVRLQGGVPPGWGRALLRDPSAASHADQPAQTSRSPPLPQRCRGTTGSHREHDGGGSEPEEPSRAVRTEAAVGPSARQQPLPDVSG, encoded by the exons ATGTCCCGGCCGCTCCTCcttctctgctcctccctgcttGTTCTCCACGTGACGTGCACACCCCAGTACTACAGTCACCCCGG GAGGCGGGTGTGTGGCAGAGATGTCCCCCATCACAGCAACGTCGTCCAATCAGAGTCCTTCATCCAGCCGATCCACAAGCCCTACATCACGCTCTGTCAGGGCCACCGCCTCTGCAGCACCTACAA GACGGTGTACAGAGTGTCCTACCGGCAGGTGAACCGAGTGGCCGCGGTATCACACTCATATCCAGAATGCTGTCCGGGGTGGAGGAGAGTCCACTCTCACAACTGTAACCAAG cagactcCAGAAGTCAAGAACAAACAGCATccagcaaaatgacacaaaacgttacacaaacaaggaaaccatcgtccacacacaaacaaggccAAGACCACAAATGCACACCTGGACCAACACAATATACCCAACAGGAGTGTACAATTCCAATACAATACCAGTGCATTCCCAg CGGTTTGTGCCCAGGCTTGTGTGAATGGAGGCACCTGCATGAGGCCCAATCACTGTGCCTGTCCCTTGGGCTGGATGGGACGACGCTGCCAAACAG aCATGGACGAGTGCAGTGGAGTGAACCACTGCTCCCAGTACTGCTTCAACACGGCGGGCAGCTACCGGTGCGGCTGCAGGGAGGGGTACCGCCTGGCTGGGGACGGGCGCTCCTGCGAGACCCTTCCGCCGCCTCCCACGCAGACCAGCCAGCCCAAACCAGCCGatctccccccctcccacagcgATGCAG GGGCACGACCGGGAGCCACAGAGAACATGACGGAGGAGGTTCAGAACCTGAAGAACCGAGTAGAGCTGTTAGAACAG aAGCTGCAGTTGGCCCTAGCGCCCGTCAGCAGCCTCTTCCCGATGTCTCTGGATGA
- the egfl7 gene encoding epidermal growth factor-like protein 7 isoform X1, whose amino-acid sequence MSRPLLLLCSSLLVLHVTCTPQYYSHPGRRVCGRDVPHHSNVVQSESFIQPIHKPYITLCQGHRLCSTYKTVYRVSYRQVNRVAAVSHSYPECCPGWRRVHSHNCNQADSRSQEQTASSKMTQNVTQTRKPSSTHKQGQDHKCTPGPTQYTQQECTIPIQYQCIPSGLCPGLCEWRHLHEAQSLCLSLGLDGTTLPNRHGRVQWSEPLLPVLLQHGGQLPVRLQGGVPPGWGRALLRDPSAASHADQPAQTSRSPPLPQRCRGTTGSHREHDGGGSEPEEPSRAVRTGTSELAVAAQYASKQSLTTALSEPVKRPYAFS is encoded by the exons ATGTCCCGGCCGCTCCTCcttctctgctcctccctgcttGTTCTCCACGTGACGTGCACACCCCAGTACTACAGTCACCCCGG GAGGCGGGTGTGTGGCAGAGATGTCCCCCATCACAGCAACGTCGTCCAATCAGAGTCCTTCATCCAGCCGATCCACAAGCCCTACATCACGCTCTGTCAGGGCCACCGCCTCTGCAGCACCTACAA GACGGTGTACAGAGTGTCCTACCGGCAGGTGAACCGAGTGGCCGCGGTATCACACTCATATCCAGAATGCTGTCCGGGGTGGAGGAGAGTCCACTCTCACAACTGTAACCAAG cagactcCAGAAGTCAAGAACAAACAGCATccagcaaaatgacacaaaacgttacacaaacaaggaaaccatcgtccacacacaaacaaggccAAGACCACAAATGCACACCTGGACCAACACAATATACCCAACAGGAGTGTACAATTCCAATACAATACCAGTGCATTCCCAg CGGTTTGTGCCCAGGCTTGTGTGAATGGAGGCACCTGCATGAGGCCCAATCACTGTGCCTGTCCCTTGGGCTGGATGGGACGACGCTGCCAAACAG aCATGGACGAGTGCAGTGGAGTGAACCACTGCTCCCAGTACTGCTTCAACACGGCGGGCAGCTACCGGTGCGGCTGCAGGGAGGGGTACCGCCTGGCTGGGGACGGGCGCTCCTGCGAGACCCTTCCGCCGCCTCCCACGCAGACCAGCCAGCCCAAACCAGCCGatctccccccctcccacagcgATGCAG GGGCACGACCGGGAGCCACAGAGAACATGACGGAGGAGGTTCAGAACCTGAAGAACCGAGTAGAGCTGTTAGAACAGGTACGTCTGAACTGGCTGTGGCTGCTCAGTACGCCTCCAAACAGAGTCTCACCACAGCACTCTCAGAGCCGGTGAAACGCCCCTACGCATTCTCATAA
- the egfl7 gene encoding epidermal growth factor-like protein 7 isoform X2, with product MSRPLLLLCSSLLVLHVTCTPQYYSHPGRRVCGRDVPHHSNVVQSESFIQPIHKPYITLCQGHRLCSTYKTVYRVSYRQVNRVAAVSHSYPECCPGWRRVHSHNCNQDSRSQEQTASSKMTQNVTQTRKPSSTHKQGQDHKCTPGPTQYTQQECTIPIQYQCIPSGLCPGLCEWRHLHEAQSLCLSLGLDGTTLPNRHGRVQWSEPLLPVLLQHGGQLPVRLQGGVPPGWGRALLRDPSAASHADQPAQTSRSPPLPQRCRGTTGSHREHDGGGSEPEEPSRAVRTGTSELAVAAQYASKQSLTTALSEPVKRPYAFS from the exons ATGTCCCGGCCGCTCCTCcttctctgctcctccctgcttGTTCTCCACGTGACGTGCACACCCCAGTACTACAGTCACCCCGG GAGGCGGGTGTGTGGCAGAGATGTCCCCCATCACAGCAACGTCGTCCAATCAGAGTCCTTCATCCAGCCGATCCACAAGCCCTACATCACGCTCTGTCAGGGCCACCGCCTCTGCAGCACCTACAA GACGGTGTACAGAGTGTCCTACCGGCAGGTGAACCGAGTGGCCGCGGTATCACACTCATATCCAGAATGCTGTCCGGGGTGGAGGAGAGTCCACTCTCACAACTGTAACCAAG actcCAGAAGTCAAGAACAAACAGCATccagcaaaatgacacaaaacgttacacaaacaaggaaaccatcgtccacacacaaacaaggccAAGACCACAAATGCACACCTGGACCAACACAATATACCCAACAGGAGTGTACAATTCCAATACAATACCAGTGCATTCCCAg CGGTTTGTGCCCAGGCTTGTGTGAATGGAGGCACCTGCATGAGGCCCAATCACTGTGCCTGTCCCTTGGGCTGGATGGGACGACGCTGCCAAACAG aCATGGACGAGTGCAGTGGAGTGAACCACTGCTCCCAGTACTGCTTCAACACGGCGGGCAGCTACCGGTGCGGCTGCAGGGAGGGGTACCGCCTGGCTGGGGACGGGCGCTCCTGCGAGACCCTTCCGCCGCCTCCCACGCAGACCAGCCAGCCCAAACCAGCCGatctccccccctcccacagcgATGCAG GGGCACGACCGGGAGCCACAGAGAACATGACGGAGGAGGTTCAGAACCTGAAGAACCGAGTAGAGCTGTTAGAACAGGTACGTCTGAACTGGCTGTGGCTGCTCAGTACGCCTCCAAACAGAGTCTCACCACAGCACTCTCAGAGCCGGTGAAACGCCCCTACGCATTCTCATAA